A region of Deltaproteobacteria bacterium DNA encodes the following proteins:
- a CDS encoding glycerophosphoryl diester phosphodiesterase membrane domain-containing protein: MLKREAKRDMLAHDNKQPGDGKAGETAGFGKKAGRNILWEFRRTWPQLLVTDVLAKGAGFVLLTPLVAVLLHIFLTGADNRVLTNEGILFFFLRPAGLVLLILVGVIWAGIVFAEQASLMAVCLGTAENRRVTWGQALRYSARHAAAMTRLAGRVAVKSLLLALPFLAAAGGVFFAFLTDHDINYYLTQKPPVLWVAALLIGGILLGLLVLLARLALGWTFALPILLFEESGPKEALRSSQTRTRGRRWTIALWFAGWAALSIAASALFTWIVGFAGRFLIPTQSGSLLLVAGAVGAVFILSSLGNLAISFLAAVFFALLVVRLYRAWGGRGGLKNRSIAPVGSLAGEPAWRIRRWTVLWGSLAAAAAVAVTAVILVHSIPVDARIEVVAHRGGAGVAPENTLAAMDRAIADHADWVEIDVQETADGRVVVAHDMDLMRVSRVGLKIGEATYAELEKVDIGSFFAPEFKDQRVPTLRQVLDACRGKTGVIIELKYYGYNKHLEQRVVEIVEATGMVSQIAIMSLKYEGILRTKALRPDWTYGFLSGLAVGDLTALDVDFLAVTAGLATRRLIRTAHRRGKKVYVWTVNDPVRMSVMIDRGVDGIITDQAALAESLLARRARMTSVQRFVVGIAARLGLLRGMEQSSDVSDA, from the coding sequence ATGCTCAAAAGGGAGGCAAAGAGGGACATGTTGGCTCACGACAACAAGCAGCCCGGTGATGGGAAGGCCGGGGAAACCGCCGGATTTGGGAAAAAGGCCGGCCGAAATATTCTATGGGAGTTCAGGCGGACATGGCCCCAGCTCCTTGTGACAGACGTTCTGGCAAAGGGCGCCGGCTTCGTCTTACTCACTCCACTCGTCGCCGTGCTTCTTCACATATTCTTGACCGGCGCAGACAACCGAGTACTCACCAATGAGGGGATCTTGTTCTTTTTCCTCCGCCCGGCGGGTCTGGTGCTGCTCATCCTGGTGGGGGTTATATGGGCCGGCATCGTCTTCGCCGAACAGGCAAGTCTGATGGCCGTCTGCCTTGGGACGGCCGAGAACCGCCGCGTGACCTGGGGACAGGCACTGCGTTATTCGGCTCGACATGCCGCAGCCATGACACGGCTCGCAGGGAGGGTGGCGGTCAAGAGCCTTCTGCTGGCGCTGCCCTTCCTCGCTGCCGCAGGAGGGGTCTTTTTCGCCTTCCTAACCGACCACGATATAAACTACTACCTCACCCAAAAGCCGCCGGTCCTGTGGGTGGCAGCCCTGCTTATCGGAGGGATCCTCCTCGGGCTTTTGGTACTACTTGCCCGTCTCGCCCTGGGGTGGACCTTCGCATTGCCGATCCTGTTGTTCGAGGAATCCGGGCCCAAAGAAGCACTTCGCTCCAGCCAAACCAGAACAAGAGGCCGCAGGTGGACGATAGCTCTCTGGTTCGCCGGCTGGGCGGCACTTTCAATAGCCGCCTCGGCTCTGTTCACCTGGATCGTGGGCTTTGCCGGCCGATTCCTGATCCCCACTCAAAGCGGTTCTCTTCTTCTCGTCGCCGGTGCGGTCGGAGCGGTATTCATACTGAGCTCCCTGGGGAATCTGGCCATCTCCTTCCTGGCCGCGGTGTTCTTCGCCCTTCTTGTGGTACGTCTCTACCGAGCATGGGGGGGAAGAGGGGGGCTCAAGAACCGGTCGATCGCCCCGGTTGGATCGCTTGCCGGAGAGCCTGCATGGCGGATTAGACGCTGGACTGTGCTCTGGGGGAGCCTCGCGGCAGCTGCAGCCGTCGCCGTGACGGCCGTGATCCTGGTCCACTCCATCCCGGTCGACGCCCGCATTGAGGTGGTGGCGCACCGCGGGGGCGCTGGGGTGGCACCCGAGAATACGCTTGCGGCCATGGACCGGGCCATCGCCGACCACGCCGATTGGGTCGAGATCGATGTCCAGGAGACCGCGGACGGGAGGGTCGTCGTCGCCCACGACATGGACCTCATGAGAGTCTCGAGGGTGGGCCTGAAGATAGGGGAAGCTACTTATGCGGAGTTGGAGAAAGTCGATATCGGGAGCTTCTTTGCTCCTGAGTTCAAAGACCAGAGGGTGCCGACCCTCCGGCAGGTCCTTGATGCCTGCAGGGGAAAGACCGGTGTCATCATAGAGCTGAAGTACTACGGATACAACAAACACCTCGAGCAGCGGGTCGTCGAGATCGTCGAAGCCACGGGTATGGTCTCACAGATCGCAATAATGTCACTGAAGTACGAGGGAATACTCAGAACAAAGGCTCTCCGGCCGGACTGGACCTATGGTTTTTTGAGCGGCCTCGCTGTCGGCGACCTGACCGCCCTCGACGTCGACTTCCTTGCAGTCACTGCTGGCCTGGCCACCAGGCGGTTGATACGGACGGCCCACCGGCGGGGAAAGAAGGTGTACGTCTGGACCGTAAACGATCCAGTGCGGATGTCGGTGATGATCGACCGCGGCGTTGACGGGATCATTACAGACCAAGCGGCCCTGGCCGAATCTCTTCTCGCCAGACGGGCACGCATGACCTCCGTCCAGCGCTTCGTCGTCGGAATCGCGGCCCGTTTGGGTCTCCTAAGGGGAATGGAGCAATCCTCGGATGTATCAGATGCCTAG
- a CDS encoding transposase: protein MPRQARLDAPGTLHHVIGRGIDRVRVFRSTRDREDFLDRLSTLCQEGSLIVYAWALMPNHFHLLARTATQRLSKSMRKLLTGYAVSYNRRHNRYGHLFQNRYRSIVCEKDPYFLELTRYIHLNPLRAGIVKSLEELNGYHWTGHSAIVGRVERAWQDTEAVLQYFGEMRREAISRYEFFVRDGVSQGHREDLVGGGLIRSFGGWSQVLSLRRKGTKIASDERILGSSEFVRLLLSEAEERQKETLRLSAQVCDLTSLARRIAKREGIAESELRSGGKYGNVVRARRLFCQLAVKTMGYSGAEVARFLGVTTSAVNRSANSEEMPETMDYLQE from the coding sequence ATGCCAAGACAAGCGAGACTCGATGCGCCTGGAACCTTGCACCATGTCATAGGTCGGGGAATCGATCGGGTAAGAGTATTCAGGAGCACCCGAGATCGGGAGGATTTTCTCGACCGCCTTTCTACTCTCTGTCAAGAAGGTTCGTTGATAGTCTATGCGTGGGCCCTTATGCCCAACCATTTCCATCTTCTGGCGAGAACCGCCACTCAACGCCTCTCCAAGAGTATGAGAAAACTTCTGACCGGTTATGCGGTTAGCTACAACCGGAGGCATAACCGGTACGGACATCTCTTTCAAAACAGATATAGGTCGATCGTCTGTGAGAAGGATCCGTATTTCTTGGAGTTGACAAGATATATTCACCTCAATCCGTTGAGGGCCGGAATTGTGAAGAGCTTAGAGGAGCTAAATGGGTATCATTGGACGGGCCATTCCGCCATCGTGGGGCGAGTGGAGCGTGCCTGGCAGGATACAGAGGCGGTTCTTCAGTATTTTGGCGAGATGAGAAGAGAAGCGATTTCTCGTTACGAGTTTTTCGTCAGGGATGGTGTATCCCAAGGGCACAGGGAGGATCTTGTCGGAGGAGGCTTGATTCGCAGCTTTGGGGGATGGTCGCAGGTTCTCTCTCTCAGGCGGAAGGGGACAAAGATCGCCTCAGATGAGAGGATTTTGGGCAGCAGTGAATTTGTCAGGCTGCTGCTGTCTGAGGCTGAGGAGAGGCAAAAAGAGACGTTGAGATTATCTGCTCAGGTCTGTGACCTCACATCCTTGGCCAGAAGGATAGCGAAAAGAGAGGGGATAGCGGAATCTGAGTTGCGGTCTGGAGGGAAGTATGGGAATGTCGTCAGAGCGAGGAGGTTGTTCTGTCAGTTGGCGGTAAAGACAATGGGATATTCTGGAGCCGAGGTTGCCCGTTTTCTGGGTGTCACAACCTCGGCCGTCAATCGGTCGGCCAATTCCGAGGAGATGCCGGAAACCATGGATTACTTGCAAGAGTAA
- the aroF gene encoding 3-deoxy-7-phosphoheptulonate synthase has product MLVIMEEKATPEQIEEVMQRIRALDYECHRIEDERGVVIGATGHGRGRHRLQVLECLAGVERVVPISSPYKLASRETKRVRSYLKVNDVEIGNGRIVVMAGPCAVENEAQLMEAARAVSEAGASILRGGAFKPRTSPYSFQGLGETGLKLMARAREVFGLSVVTEVISPQDVDLVASYADILQIGARNSQNFSLLKEVGRVGKPVLLKRGMMTSIEEFLMAAEYILSEGNDKVMLCERGIRTFETSTRNTLDLSAIPVLKEKTHLPVIVDPSHAAGNWRYVPPLSLAAVAAGADGLIIEVHPWPEKALSDGGQSLKPERFGKLMADLSQLARLMGRDA; this is encoded by the coding sequence ATGCTCGTCATCATGGAGGAAAAGGCGACCCCCGAGCAGATTGAGGAGGTCATGCAGAGGATCCGCGCGCTCGACTACGAGTGCCATCGGATCGAAGACGAGAGAGGTGTGGTCATCGGTGCAACAGGTCACGGCAGGGGAAGGCACCGTCTCCAGGTTTTGGAATGCCTGGCGGGAGTGGAGCGTGTGGTTCCCATATCCTCCCCGTACAAGCTCGCAAGCAGGGAGACAAAGAGGGTAAGGAGCTATCTGAAGGTCAACGATGTCGAGATAGGCAACGGGCGAATCGTGGTCATGGCAGGCCCCTGTGCCGTGGAGAACGAAGCCCAGCTGATGGAAGCAGCGAGGGCCGTGAGCGAGGCAGGCGCCTCGATCCTCAGGGGAGGAGCCTTCAAACCCAGGACGTCACCGTATAGCTTTCAGGGGCTCGGTGAAACCGGGCTAAAACTCATGGCTCGAGCCAGAGAGGTCTTTGGTCTCTCTGTAGTGACAGAGGTTATCAGTCCCCAGGACGTGGACCTCGTTGCCAGCTATGCCGATATCCTCCAGATCGGCGCACGGAACAGCCAGAATTTCTCCCTTCTGAAGGAAGTGGGGCGAGTTGGGAAACCCGTTCTCTTGAAACGCGGCATGATGACGAGCATCGAGGAATTCCTCATGGCAGCCGAATACATACTCTCCGAGGGGAACGACAAGGTGATGCTCTGTGAAAGAGGAATAAGAACCTTTGAGACTTCTACGCGCAACACCCTCGACCTCAGTGCCATCCCGGTTCTCAAGGAGAAGACCCATCTCCCCGTGATCGTCGATCCAAGCCATGCTGCCGGAAACTGGAGATACGTCCCTCCCCTCTCCCTGGCCGCCGTGGCGGCCGGGGCTGACGGGCTCATCATCGAAGTCCATCCATGGCCCGAGAAGGCCCTTTCCGATGGAGGCCAGTCGCTGAAGCCCGAACGATTCGGGAAACTCATGGCCGACCTGAGTCAACTGGCCAGACTAATGGGGAGGGACGCATAG
- the trpD gene encoding anthranilate phosphoribosyltransferase, with translation MIGEAIRRVVQGHDLTGGEMEKVMGEITGRKASSEQIASFVTALRMKGETPEEISAAARVIRQRASVIRAGDDLVSIDREEITVERETILNTAKGFTQGTNTFNISTAVALVLAGGGLRIAKYGRKSVSPLCGSADVVESLGINLDLTSTQLERCVRGLGICFLYEPLVQNGLEHIVALRRKIGLRTIFNFLDPLINPAGASVQVLGVYNPDMTEMMAAVLRNLGIRRGLIVHGEDTLDEVSITGKTKVTEFTGSTLKSYVIRPEDVGLERAELVDIRGGTAGENAEIILEILNGSPGPRRDVTLLNAGAVFMAARRAESLTQGIEMARRSIDSGEALDRLKGLIELTNQNDRYVRKTYELETGETSQQGFQGS, from the coding sequence ATGATCGGGGAAGCGATTCGACGAGTCGTTCAGGGCCATGACCTGACCGGAGGGGAGATGGAGAAAGTAATGGGGGAGATCACCGGGAGGAAGGCCTCTTCTGAGCAGATCGCCTCATTCGTCACAGCACTGCGGATGAAGGGGGAGACGCCTGAGGAGATAAGCGCCGCAGCAAGGGTGATCAGACAGAGAGCCTCGGTGATCCGTGCAGGAGACGACCTGGTCTCCATCGATCGTGAAGAAATCACCGTGGAAAGGGAGACCATTCTGAACACGGCAAAGGGCTTTACCCAGGGAACCAATACCTTCAACATCTCAACCGCCGTGGCACTCGTCCTGGCAGGAGGCGGCTTGAGGATCGCAAAATACGGGAGGAAGTCTGTCTCTCCCCTATGCGGATCAGCCGATGTAGTCGAGTCCCTGGGGATCAACCTGGATCTGACATCCACACAGCTCGAACGGTGCGTCAGAGGGTTGGGAATCTGTTTCCTCTATGAACCCCTGGTCCAGAACGGCCTCGAACACATCGTGGCCCTCCGCAGGAAGATCGGCCTCCGAACCATATTCAATTTCCTCGACCCCCTCATAAATCCGGCAGGGGCATCGGTCCAGGTGCTCGGTGTCTACAATCCGGACATGACCGAAATGATGGCGGCCGTCCTGAGGAATCTCGGAATCCGGAGGGGACTGATCGTCCATGGGGAAGACACCCTGGACGAGGTCAGCATCACCGGAAAGACCAAGGTCACGGAGTTCACAGGCAGTACCCTCAAGAGCTACGTGATCCGGCCCGAGGATGTCGGGCTTGAGAGGGCGGAGCTCGTCGATATCAGAGGAGGAACCGCGGGGGAGAACGCAGAGATCATCTTGGAGATCTTGAACGGAAGCCCCGGGCCCCGTCGTGATGTCACGCTTCTCAACGCGGGCGCGGTCTTCATGGCTGCCCGAAGGGCAGAGAGTCTCACGCAAGGAATCGAGATGGCCAGGAGATCGATCGATTCAGGGGAGGCTCTCGACAGGCTTAAGGGATTGATCGAGCTCACCAACCAAAACGACAGGTATGTAAGGAAGACCTACGAGCTGGAAACAGGGGAGACGAGCCAGCAGGGGTTTCAAGGATCTTGA
- the aroB gene encoding 3-dehydroquinate synthase translates to MERIDLSLKEEEKRCEIFIGSGVIDFLVADLEGRPLGNRLAIITDSTVEGLLGRRLSRRLCDAGIKTDLIAFSPGEEAKRWKTVKRIFEQLLAKGLDRKSALVALGGGVVGDVTGFVASLYMRSIPYVQVPTTLLAQSDSSLGGKNGIDLAQGKNLLGTVYQPSRVYVDPSVLRSLPPHEFRNGLAEVIKSAVIRSAELFRLLEDSRAALLEHRSGVLEEMVSRCCQIKCAVVADDERDTGLRRILNFGHTVGHAIETYTDYQVPHGMAVSMGMASEAALSARMGILSDTERRRLLALLGIYGLPTRIPEGYNAERILALMASDKKTEEGRIAMALPTTIGDAVVKNGIPKGLILETLKEAQA, encoded by the coding sequence ATGGAAAGGATCGATCTATCCCTTAAAGAGGAAGAAAAGAGGTGCGAGATCTTCATAGGCTCCGGAGTCATCGATTTTCTTGTGGCCGACCTCGAGGGAAGGCCGCTCGGTAATCGACTGGCCATAATTACGGACAGCACGGTGGAAGGGCTCCTGGGCCGCCGCCTGAGCCGCCGCCTCTGCGATGCAGGCATCAAGACCGATCTGATCGCCTTCAGTCCTGGAGAGGAAGCCAAACGATGGAAGACGGTCAAGAGGATCTTCGAGCAGCTCCTGGCAAAGGGTCTTGACAGGAAATCAGCCCTTGTGGCTCTTGGGGGAGGAGTAGTGGGTGATGTGACCGGCTTCGTGGCCTCGCTCTATATGCGGTCGATCCCTTACGTCCAGGTACCCACCACCCTTCTTGCCCAGTCTGACAGCAGCCTGGGAGGAAAGAACGGGATCGATCTCGCACAGGGGAAGAACCTTCTGGGCACCGTCTATCAGCCTTCCCGGGTCTACGTGGATCCGTCGGTCCTCAGGAGTCTGCCTCCCCATGAATTCCGCAACGGCCTCGCGGAAGTCATCAAGTCCGCCGTTATCAGAAGTGCCGAACTGTTTCGGCTCCTGGAAGACTCCCGCGCCGCCTTGCTGGAACACCGATCCGGGGTCCTGGAGGAGATGGTCTCCAGGTGCTGTCAGATCAAGTGTGCGGTGGTCGCCGACGACGAGAGAGACACAGGGTTGCGAAGAATCCTCAACTTCGGGCATACCGTGGGTCATGCCATCGAGACCTACACGGACTACCAGGTACCTCACGGCATGGCCGTCTCCATGGGCATGGCATCCGAAGCAGCCCTCTCGGCAAGGATGGGAATCCTGTCAGACACCGAGAGACGGAGGCTCCTTGCCCTGCTCGGGATATACGGGCTCCCCACTCGGATCCCCGAAGGCTACAATGCCGAAAGGATCCTCGCACTCATGGCCTCGGACAAGAAAACCGAGGAGGGACGGATCGCCATGGCTCTGCCTACCACCATAGGAGACGCCGTCGTCAAAAACGGCATTCCGAAGGGTTTGATCCTGGAGACTTTGAAGGAGGCCCAGGCATGA
- a CDS encoding PD-(D/E)XK nuclease family protein produces MAEWKTVSRREPRGAKKIRNEFSWSKSRDEVFRACPRQYHFSYYAYWGGWREDAPPRTRQIYILKNLKNRYMWAGEKVHECLKHTLRNLQRGVSILEVDDIVSITLDRMREEFRSSREKRYLLHPRTCALFEHEYGEELDDAEWKRVADNVEQCLRNFYGSEMFLMLKDLPRRMWLEIEDFSSFYLDGTKIWAVIDCSFRTEEGAVIIDWKTGRSLGADISLQLACYAMYAMERWRLPPERVRLVEYNLLSNRSVDFTIGRREIESATSYIRGSIADMQSLLADVANNVPREERFFRKTGDEKTRARCNFRKVCD; encoded by the coding sequence GTGGCGGAGTGGAAAACCGTCTCGAGGAGGGAACCCCGAGGAGCGAAGAAGATCCGGAACGAATTCTCGTGGTCCAAGTCCAGGGACGAGGTTTTCCGAGCCTGCCCCAGGCAGTATCACTTCAGCTATTACGCGTATTGGGGTGGTTGGCGAGAGGACGCGCCGCCGAGAACGAGGCAGATCTACATTCTCAAAAACCTCAAGAACCGGTACATGTGGGCGGGCGAGAAGGTGCACGAATGCCTGAAGCACACCCTGAGGAACCTCCAGCGGGGTGTCTCGATACTCGAGGTGGACGATATCGTATCGATCACCCTCGACCGGATGCGCGAGGAGTTCAGGTCATCCAGGGAGAAGAGGTATCTCCTCCATCCAAGGACATGCGCCCTTTTTGAGCACGAGTACGGCGAAGAGCTTGACGATGCGGAATGGAAGCGGGTTGCGGACAATGTGGAACAGTGCCTTAGGAACTTCTACGGTTCCGAGATGTTCCTCATGCTGAAGGACCTGCCCCGCCGGATGTGGCTGGAGATCGAAGATTTCTCCTCCTTCTACCTCGACGGAACGAAGATATGGGCTGTTATAGACTGCAGCTTCCGGACAGAAGAGGGCGCCGTCATCATCGACTGGAAGACGGGCCGAAGCCTCGGGGCCGATATATCTCTCCAGCTCGCCTGCTATGCCATGTACGCCATGGAGAGGTGGAGGCTGCCCCCGGAGAGGGTGAGACTCGTAGAGTACAATCTCCTCTCGAACCGGAGTGTGGACTTCACCATAGGCCGGAGGGAGATCGAGAGTGCGACTTCTTACATCCGGGGAAGTATCGCGGACATGCAGTCCCTCCTGGCCGACGTGGCAAACAACGTGCCGAGAGAGGAGAGATTCTTTAGAAAGACCGGGGATGAAAAGACCCGGGCCAGGTGCAATTTCAGGAAGGTGTGCGATTGA
- a CDS encoding amidohydrolase — MGTAERSDSKGPTAEATLLVENARIRTLDERGTVAESLAAMGDRIIAVGSNKELAGLAGRATERLDLEGRTVLPGFIDAHEHLSSFAEMFLQVDLSPDRVRSLSELAEVIRSEAERLPEGEWIRGILYDDTKMEEQRLLTRDDLDRVAPRHPVIVSHVSLHWGIANSEALRRGGLDETSPDPEGGRLGRDPATGRLTGQLIEAAFFRFADQAMSGEPVVVPPFDRGVRRRALVEAAKVLNSAGLTSVVDALVSSSYVTSYLDTARERSLPLRVNMLLSYFLLHDLEGLGLLGGWGNELVRSTGIKVILDGAIAGRTAAFGDGYADNPEDHGVLVIEDQGFLNELVERIHRLGYQACLHANGDVAIEMALDAIGRAEEIFPRPDPRHRIEHCTVINERILERMGLLGVLAVPFGSYLWQHGEKLIPYYGRERVETMFAHRSFLEKGIRVAGSSDHPCGLHPPLLGVQTMVTRQTKTGEVVGSWQKISIEEAFKMYTSHAAYASFEEDVKGSLTVGRLSDMVVLEEDPWDVLPGEIGEIGVTMTILGGRVVYRSL, encoded by the coding sequence ATGGGAACTGCTGAGAGATCGGACTCAAAGGGACCGACCGCAGAGGCGACATTACTGGTCGAGAACGCCAGGATTCGGACTCTCGATGAAAGAGGAACCGTGGCCGAGTCCCTTGCCGCCATGGGGGACAGGATCATTGCTGTCGGCTCGAACAAGGAGCTTGCCGGTTTGGCCGGTCGAGCGACCGAGCGGCTCGACCTCGAAGGACGAACTGTTTTGCCCGGTTTCATCGATGCTCACGAGCACCTCTCGAGTTTTGCCGAGATGTTTCTCCAGGTCGATCTCTCACCGGACCGGGTGAGGAGCCTCTCGGAACTCGCGGAGGTTATCCGGTCAGAAGCCGAGCGGCTGCCCGAGGGAGAATGGATCCGGGGGATCCTCTATGATGACACGAAGATGGAAGAGCAGCGGCTTCTCACCCGGGACGATCTCGACCGCGTGGCTCCCCGCCATCCGGTCATTGTATCTCATGTCAGCCTCCACTGGGGGATTGCCAATTCAGAGGCTCTGAGGCGAGGAGGCCTTGATGAGACCAGCCCGGACCCTGAGGGAGGCAGGCTCGGCAGGGATCCTGCCACCGGCCGGTTGACCGGGCAATTGATCGAAGCCGCTTTTTTTCGGTTTGCCGACCAGGCCATGAGCGGAGAGCCGGTCGTGGTCCCCCCATTCGATCGTGGGGTCCGGAGAAGGGCTCTCGTAGAAGCCGCCAAGGTGTTGAATTCGGCGGGTCTCACCAGTGTCGTCGACGCTCTGGTCTCTTCCAGCTATGTTACTTCCTATCTCGATACAGCCCGGGAGAGATCGCTGCCTCTCAGGGTCAACATGTTGCTCAGCTACTTCCTCCTCCACGATTTGGAGGGGTTGGGTCTCCTGGGAGGGTGGGGAAACGAACTCGTCCGATCTACCGGGATCAAGGTCATCCTCGATGGGGCGATTGCCGGGCGGACAGCCGCTTTCGGTGACGGATATGCCGACAACCCTGAGGACCATGGGGTTCTGGTTATCGAAGACCAGGGTTTCCTGAACGAGTTGGTCGAGAGGATTCACCGTCTTGGTTATCAGGCATGCCTTCATGCGAACGGAGACGTGGCCATCGAAATGGCCCTCGACGCCATAGGGAGAGCCGAGGAGATATTTCCACGACCCGACCCTCGCCATAGGATCGAGCATTGCACGGTCATCAATGAGAGGATTTTGGAAAGAATGGGCCTGCTTGGGGTCCTGGCCGTTCCATTCGGGTCCTACCTGTGGCAGCACGGCGAAAAGCTCATCCCCTACTACGGACGGGAGCGGGTGGAGACCATGTTCGCACATAGGAGCTTCCTGGAGAAGGGGATCAGAGTGGCGGGTTCTTCTGATCATCCCTGTGGATTGCATCCTCCTCTTCTGGGAGTCCAGACGATGGTCACCCGGCAGACCAAGACAGGTGAAGTCGTCGGTTCCTGGCAGAAGATTTCCATCGAAGAGGCCTTCAAGATGTACACGTCCCATGCAGCCTATGCCTCTTTCGAAGAAGATGTGAAGGGGTCGCTCACCGTGGGCCGGTTGTCGGACATGGTTGTCCTGGAGGAGGACCCGTGGGATGTCTTGCCGGGGGAGATCGGAGAGATCGGCGTGACCATGACCATCCTGGGCGGCCGGGTGGTATACAGAAGTCTCTGA
- a CDS encoding D-aminoacylase produces the protein MSDYGKGDVYNIEEERRVIETLIRNALILDGTGGRPRSGSIGISSSGRIAFVGRDIPGSNAHRVIEAEGLHALPGFVDIHSHSDLAVLDNDKASPKLMQGVTTEIVGNCGLSVVPVSPENRKEWAAQYEGVWGKLGRGWNWVSLGEYLEILQQRGLQVNLGSQVGFGAIRLAALGWQSRPASSQEIRHMEELTRRASREGSFGLSFGLVYAPACYAARRELKSVSRAAAQEDMLLNFHIRSEGETLLESIQEAIEIASFSGARLHISHLKAFGRENWNKTDRLLELIRECGLDITFDVYPYSVGSTTLNAALPPWVLEGGTEMMLRRLGSKEIRDRIREDIHHGIEGWENYLRATGAGGLMVTNLRSPGFRDFDSRFLADIMKETRRDEVDTLCDIILAEGGRASMLMHAMSEESVTRILADQRSMLGTDGLYGGMPHPRLYGTYPTFFRKYILEKRIMPLEEGVRKATGYPASRFGIKGKGLIKEGYDADILIIDMGRFDSPAGFGDSMRYAEGVEYVLVNGRVVVENGEYNNRLAGRVLRR, from the coding sequence TTGTCGGATTATGGAAAGGGCGATGTGTATAACATAGAAGAGGAGCGGCGCGTGATCGAAACACTGATAAGGAATGCTCTGATCCTCGACGGAACGGGCGGCAGGCCCAGATCCGGTTCGATCGGTATCTCCTCCAGCGGGAGGATCGCCTTTGTCGGGAGGGACATACCGGGGAGTAATGCTCATAGGGTGATCGAGGCTGAAGGACTCCATGCGCTTCCAGGATTCGTGGATATCCATTCACACAGCGACCTGGCGGTGCTCGACAACGACAAGGCAAGTCCCAAACTGATGCAGGGCGTCACAACGGAGATTGTCGGCAACTGCGGCCTTTCTGTTGTCCCTGTCTCGCCGGAGAACAGGAAAGAGTGGGCGGCCCAGTATGAAGGCGTCTGGGGAAAGCTTGGAAGGGGATGGAACTGGGTCTCTCTTGGGGAGTATCTGGAGATTCTTCAGCAGAGAGGCTTGCAGGTCAATCTCGGTTCCCAGGTTGGGTTCGGTGCCATACGGCTCGCCGCCTTGGGATGGCAGAGCCGTCCTGCAAGTTCCCAGGAGATCAGGCATATGGAGGAGCTGACCCGTCGGGCGTCTCGTGAAGGCTCATTCGGTTTGTCCTTCGGGCTCGTCTACGCCCCTGCCTGTTACGCCGCCCGGAGAGAGCTGAAGAGCGTTTCAAGGGCAGCCGCACAGGAGGACATGTTGTTGAACTTCCACATAAGGAGCGAGGGGGAGACTCTCCTCGAGTCGATCCAGGAGGCAATCGAGATAGCTTCCTTTTCAGGGGCAAGGCTGCACATATCTCATCTGAAGGCTTTCGGAAGGGAGAATTGGAACAAGACGGACCGGTTGCTTGAACTGATCCGTGAGTGCGGCCTCGACATCACATTCGACGTCTACCCATACAGCGTCGGCAGCACGACGCTCAACGCCGCGTTGCCGCCGTGGGTCCTTGAAGGCGGGACGGAGATGATGCTCCGCCGCCTCGGGAGTAAGGAGATCCGGGACCGCATACGGGAAGATATCCATCACGGGATCGAGGGATGGGAGAACTATCTCCGCGCCACAGGTGCCGGGGGCCTCATGGTCACCAATCTCAGATCTCCTGGGTTTCGAGACTTTGACAGCCGATTTCTCGCCGATATCATGAAGGAGACACGTCGAGACGAGGTTGATACTCTGTGTGACATAATCCTGGCCGAGGGAGGCCGGGCGAGCATGCTCATGCATGCCATGTCGGAGGAGAGCGTCACCAGGATCCTGGCTGACCAAAGGAGCATGCTCGGCACGGATGGTCTTTACGGAGGTATGCCTCACCCCCGTCTCTATGGGACCTACCCGACTTTTTTCAGGAAATACATTCTCGAAAAGAGAATCATGCCGCTCGAAGAAGGTGTCCGCAAGGCCACGGGCTATCCGGCAAGCAGATTCGGGATCAAGGGAAAGGGGCTGATAAAGGAGGGCTACGATGCGGATATCCTTATCATAGACATGGGGAGATTCGATTCCCCTGCTGGTTTCGGCGATTCGATGCGGTATGCCGAGGGGGTCGAATACGTGTTGGTCAACGGCAGGGTGGTGGTTGAGAATGGAGAGTACAACAACAGACTGGCCGGCCGTGTCCTGAGGAGGTAG